From Syntrophales bacterium, the proteins below share one genomic window:
- a CDS encoding methyl-accepting chemotaxis protein — translation MSLANTKVSTKLYLGFSVPVVLLLIVIAVAVSNLSTIDNNIDRIVTINNVRVNLTADTGALLRENSISLRNLIISPDNKEAQAELDDITSSRGKYDEMFKKLMDLTPREDTKGWELIEKIKAAAGPARELNNQVAELGLANKDTEATALMNAKARPAMRAWLDAVDAANNYQDDRSKIRYEIAQKAYDQARVWMFVTGAVAISLAALIAFIITRSIVGPLNRVIAGLTEGSDQVAAAAGQVSSASQSLAEGTTEQASSLEETSASLEEMSSMTKQNADHANQARSMMKEANRIVEKVNGHMTDMASAIVEITRSSEETGKIIKTIDEIAFQTNLLALNAAVEAARAGEAGAGFAVVADEVRNLAMRAADAAKNTSNLIEGTIKAVRNGNELTSATQEAFRENSQIAGKISQLVDEIATASEEQAQGINQVNKAVAEMDKVTQSTAANAEESAAASEELSAQAEQMKVYVGDLVAVVGGSGSGSGQITAALLPRQVKGSGYRQAALPAPRKATGKQVAASGHGKMKITRPEQVIPLDDGDFKDF, via the coding sequence ATGAGCTTGGCAAACACAAAGGTTTCTACAAAGTTGTATCTCGGCTTCAGCGTGCCGGTGGTTTTGCTGCTGATCGTCATTGCGGTCGCCGTCTCCAATCTGTCGACCATCGATAACAACATCGACCGGATCGTGACGATCAACAACGTCCGCGTCAACCTCACCGCGGACACGGGGGCGCTCTTGAGGGAAAATTCCATTTCGCTGCGCAATCTCATTATTTCCCCGGATAACAAGGAGGCGCAGGCTGAACTGGATGACATTACGTCGAGCCGGGGTAAATACGACGAAATGTTTAAGAAGCTCATGGATCTTACGCCCAGGGAGGACACCAAAGGTTGGGAGCTGATTGAAAAGATCAAGGCGGCCGCGGGCCCCGCCCGGGAATTAAACAACCAGGTCGCAGAATTGGGATTGGCCAATAAGGATACCGAAGCCACTGCGCTGATGAACGCCAAGGCGCGGCCGGCGATGCGAGCGTGGCTCGACGCCGTCGACGCAGCGAACAACTACCAGGACGACCGCAGTAAAATCCGGTACGAAATCGCGCAGAAGGCTTATGACCAGGCGCGTGTGTGGATGTTCGTGACAGGCGCGGTGGCCATTTCCCTGGCGGCTCTGATTGCCTTTATCATCACGCGCAGCATTGTCGGACCCCTGAACCGGGTCATTGCGGGTCTGACCGAAGGTTCCGATCAGGTGGCGGCCGCGGCTGGCCAGGTATCTTCCGCCAGCCAGTCTTTGGCCGAGGGCACCACGGAGCAGGCATCCTCGCTGGAAGAAACCTCGGCGTCGCTCGAGGAGATGTCCTCGATGACGAAGCAGAATGCCGACCATGCGAACCAGGCCCGGTCGATGATGAAGGAAGCCAACCGGATTGTGGAGAAGGTGAACGGCCACATGACGGACATGGCCAGCGCCATTGTCGAGATAACGCGTTCGAGCGAAGAGACGGGGAAGATCATCAAGACGATTGACGAGATCGCTTTCCAGACCAACCTGCTGGCTCTGAATGCGGCGGTGGAGGCGGCGCGGGCCGGCGAGGCTGGGGCGGGATTCGCGGTAGTGGCCGACGAGGTCAGAAACCTGGCGATGCGGGCGGCCGATGCGGCGAAAAACACCAGCAACCTGATCGAAGGGACGATCAAGGCTGTCCGGAACGGCAATGAATTGACCAGCGCCACGCAGGAGGCGTTCAGGGAGAACTCTCAGATTGCGGGGAAAATCAGCCAGTTGGTGGATGAGATTGCGACAGCTTCCGAGGAGCAGGCGCAGGGGATCAATCAGGTGAACAAGGCCGTGGCGGAGATGGACAAGGTGACGCAGTCAACGGCAGCCAATGCCGAAGAGTCAGCGGCGGCATCGGAGGAATTGAGCGCCCAAGCGGAGCAGATGAAGGTTTATGTGGGGGATTTGGTGGCGGTAGTCGGCGGCAGCGGGAGTGGGAGCGGTCAGATAACCGCGGCCTTGTTGCCCCGGCAGGTTAAAGGCAGCGGTTATCGGCAGGCGGCGCTGCCTGCTCCCCGAAAAGCGACCGGCAAACAGGTTGCAGCGTCCGGCCATGGGAAAATGAAAATTACCCGACCCGAGCAGGTAATTCCCTTAGACGACGGAGATTTTAAGGATTTTTAA
- a CDS encoding transporter produces MTMKSAGIVTVGLILILIASAAFAAHPLITDDTGTQGKGKYQLEANIEYAHNDDLGVKSNETQAAATLTYGLLDNLDVTVGLPWLKEEEESGNAAATERGVSDLCIWAKWRFYERESLSFAFRPGVTLPTGNEGKGLGRGKTTYSLFFITTREWQPIRVHLNLGYIRNENKLDERVDIWHVSLAGEFAVTKALRVVLNIGQEKNPDQLADQEPAFILGGLIYAVTESFDVDMGVKRGLNDAEPDYRILAGITYRF; encoded by the coding sequence ATGACAATGAAAAGCGCGGGTATTGTAACAGTGGGCTTGATCCTTATTCTCATTGCTTCTGCCGCATTTGCCGCCCATCCGCTCATCACTGACGACACGGGAACGCAGGGGAAAGGTAAATACCAACTGGAAGCCAATATAGAATACGCTCACAACGACGATCTCGGCGTAAAGTCGAATGAAACCCAGGCAGCGGCCACCCTGACCTACGGCCTGCTGGACAATCTTGACGTTACCGTAGGTCTGCCCTGGCTGAAGGAAGAGGAAGAGTCAGGGAATGCAGCGGCAACGGAGCGGGGGGTTTCCGATCTATGTATCTGGGCTAAATGGCGTTTCTACGAGCGGGAAAGCCTCAGTTTTGCTTTCAGGCCGGGGGTTACGCTGCCGACGGGAAATGAGGGCAAGGGCTTGGGAAGAGGCAAGACGACTTACAGTTTGTTCTTCATCACTACCAGGGAATGGCAGCCCATTCGGGTGCATTTGAATCTGGGCTATATACGCAACGAAAACAAGCTTGATGAACGGGTTGACATCTGGCACGTCTCCCTGGCCGGGGAATTTGCCGTCACCAAGGCGCTCAGGGTCGTTCTCAACATCGGTCAGGAAAAGAATCCCGATCAACTTGCCGATCAGGAACCGGCCTTTATCCTGGGCGGATTGATATATGCCGTAACAGAAAGTTTTGACGTGGATATGGGGGTGAAGAGAGGCTTGAATGATGCCGAACCGGACTATCGGATACTCGCAGGAATTACGTATAGATTCTAA
- a CDS encoding chemotaxis protein CheW: protein MGETAAMEQAMKAMANREGKYLTFTLAEEEYGIGILKVKEIIGIMAITTVPRTPEYMKGVINLRGKVIPVVDLRLKFGMEAMDYTERTCIIVVEITGDGKKILLGILVDSVSEVLNIKGSDIEDTPNFGSQLDTEYILGMAKTGGRVKILLDIDRVLNDSEVASLSASA from the coding sequence ATGGGTGAAACAGCAGCAATGGAGCAGGCGATGAAAGCAATGGCGAATCGGGAGGGGAAGTACCTGACGTTTACGCTGGCGGAGGAGGAGTACGGGATCGGCATCCTGAAGGTGAAGGAGATCATCGGCATTATGGCGATCACCACGGTGCCCCGGACCCCGGAATATATGAAGGGTGTGATCAACCTGCGGGGCAAGGTGATCCCCGTCGTGGATTTGCGGCTGAAGTTCGGGATGGAGGCGATGGATTACACGGAGCGGACCTGCATTATCGTTGTTGAGATCACGGGGGACGGAAAGAAGATTCTGCTCGGGATTCTGGTGGATTCCGTTTCGGAGGTGCTCAATATTAAGGGAAGCGATATCGAGGATACGCCGAATTTCGGCAGCCAGTTGGATACGGAATACATCCTGGGGATGGCCAAAACGGGCGGCCGGGTAAAGATTTTGCTGGACATCGACAGGGTGCTCAACGACAGCGAGGTTGCTTCACTATCGGCTTCTGCGTAA
- a CDS encoding alpha-hydroxy-acid oxidizing protein: MNIKEVRQEAKKRFNGICRVCRECNGVACAGEFPGIGGADSGASFINNYNALAALRVKMRVIHAAGEPETALTLFGQRLSMPILGAAVAGARMNFQGIISEEELDTAFIAGAKQAGTLAMTGDGPDPQLYATGLSVIQAHEGWGIPIAKPRDQANIIAHLRQAEAAGCVAVGIDVDAAGILPMRAAGQPVQPKTVAQLQELVQSTTLPLILKGIMCVEDALAAREAGVAAIVVSNHGGRVLDHTPGTAEVLPQIALAVRRDMVVLADGGVRRGVDVLKMLALGAHAVLVGRPLAIGAVGAGAAGVRLTLEQMQNELKAAMIYTACAGVGEIGEGVF, translated from the coding sequence ATGAACATCAAAGAGGTACGTCAGGAAGCCAAAAAACGTTTTAATGGCATCTGCCGCGTCTGCCGCGAGTGCAACGGCGTGGCCTGCGCCGGTGAATTTCCCGGCATTGGAGGGGCCGACAGCGGCGCATCTTTCATCAATAACTACAATGCCCTGGCCGCCCTGCGCGTCAAGATGCGGGTGATCCATGCAGCCGGCGAGCCGGAGACGGCGCTGACGCTCTTTGGGCAAAGGCTGTCCATGCCGATCCTGGGGGCGGCGGTAGCAGGCGCCCGGATGAATTTTCAAGGAATCATCAGCGAAGAGGAGCTGGACACCGCCTTTATCGCCGGCGCGAAGCAGGCCGGAACGCTGGCGATGACAGGCGATGGGCCTGACCCCCAGCTCTATGCCACTGGTTTGAGCGTCATCCAGGCCCACGAGGGGTGGGGCATTCCCATTGCCAAGCCGCGCGACCAGGCCAATATTATCGCCCACCTTCGTCAGGCGGAGGCAGCGGGTTGTGTTGCCGTGGGGATAGACGTGGATGCCGCCGGCATCCTGCCCATGCGGGCGGCGGGCCAGCCGGTGCAGCCGAAGACGGTGGCGCAACTGCAGGAACTGGTGCAAAGCACGACCCTGCCGCTGATTCTGAAGGGGATAATGTGCGTGGAGGACGCCCTGGCCGCGCGCGAGGCAGGGGTTGCGGCCATTGTCGTCTCCAACCACGGCGGGCGGGTGCTTGATCACACCCCCGGAACCGCCGAGGTTTTGCCGCAGATTGCCCTGGCTGTGCGCCGCGACATGGTGGTGCTGGCCGATGGGGGAGTGCGCAGAGGCGTGGACGTCCTCAAGATGCTGGCCTTGGGCGCGCACGCCGTGCTGGTGGGCAGACCGCTTGCCATCGGCGCCGTTGGCGCTGGCGCAGCCGGCGTCCGGCTGACCCTGGAGCAGATGCAAAATGAGCTGAAGGCGGCCATGATCTATACAGCATGTGCCGGCGTGGGCGAGATCGGCGAGGGAGTTTTCTGA
- a CDS encoding cupin domain-containing protein, whose protein sequence is MFEKHNESGYHPAIKGIDLKTLVYGEKTLMAEFRLQKNSVLPRHAHPHEQTGYLVKGRIRFTIGTEECEAQTGDTWCIPGGVEHGAEILEDSVVIEVFSPVREDYLPKKTENGKE, encoded by the coding sequence ATGTTCGAAAAGCACAACGAAAGCGGCTATCATCCCGCCATAAAGGGGATCGACCTGAAAACGCTGGTTTACGGAGAAAAAACCCTGATGGCGGAATTCCGCTTGCAGAAAAACAGCGTCTTGCCGCGCCACGCCCATCCCCATGAGCAGACCGGATATCTTGTGAAGGGCCGCATTCGTTTTACGATCGGCACAGAAGAGTGCGAAGCGCAGACAGGCGACACCTGGTGCATCCCGGGCGGCGTTGAACATGGAGCGGAAATCCTTGAAGATTCCGTAGTTATTGAAGTCTTCTCACCCGTCCGGGAGGACTATCTGCCCAAGAAAACAGAAAACGGAAAGGAATAA
- a CDS encoding PAS domain S-box protein yields MPAVMAVLGKRGFVESRDYRGIEVAAVLLPIPDSPWLMVAKVDAAEAFAEWRFRSALILALLAVLLGALGALGLAARQREKKQHFRALYRSEAALRASVERHSVTLHALGDGVIAADAEGRVEFLNPSAEGLTGWNNEEAQGRPLAEVFRIVSEETRKAVDDPVAKVLREGLVVSLANHTLLIAKDGSEHPIADSGAPIRDAEGAITGVVLVFRDQSEERRMGLLIQTRLSLLEYAASHALDEFLVKAIDETGALVDSPIGFYHFVEADQKTISLQQCSTRTLSEFRRIEGRGVHYGIDQAGVWADCVHEGKPVVHNDYASLPHKKGMPQGHAAVVRELVVPVMREGRVVAVLGVGNKPAAYTDADVESVSYLADVTWHIVEQKRAEEKQRESERRFRTIYNRLPVGVAQISLDFHIQHANPAYCRMLGYNEEELLGKHLRDITHPEDLEVNLQRQTGLASGAGDVYEMEKRLLHKDGCTVFGLLRANLIRDEAGKPAYTLGTLLDITERKEIEAEQERLRAQLRQSEKLEAVGRLAGGVAHDFNNMLGVILGHAEMALERIDTKEPFYGAFAAIKKAAERSAGLTRQLLAFARRQTVAPETLDLNEVVENMLKMLRRLIGEDIDLVWLPEAGLSPVKMDPVQVDQIMANLCINARDAIAGVGKLTIETGKASFDEEYCAVHAGFIPGEYVLLAVSDDGCGMDRQTIENIFEPFFTTKELGRGTGLGLATVYGIVKQNKGFINVYSEPGEGTTFRIYLPRHAGQNTEPQEKSPSEILRGGGETVLVVEDEPANLEMGKIMLEGIGYRVLTAGSPGEALRLAAEHAGEIRLLVTDVVLPGMNGRELAERLRSLYPNLKCLFMSGYTANVIAHHGVLEEGVNFIQKPFSIADLTAKVRQALVQ; encoded by the coding sequence GTGCCCGCGGTCATGGCCGTCTTAGGGAAAAGGGGCTTTGTCGAGAGCCGGGATTATCGCGGAATTGAAGTGGCTGCGGTCTTATTGCCGATCCCGGATTCGCCCTGGTTAATGGTGGCCAAGGTGGACGCGGCCGAGGCCTTCGCCGAATGGCGCTTCCGCTCGGCACTGATCCTGGCGCTGCTCGCGGTTCTGCTGGGCGCTCTCGGCGCGCTCGGCCTTGCCGCCCGGCAGCGCGAAAAAAAGCAGCACTTCCGAGCACTGTACCGCTCAGAGGCTGCGCTCCGCGCGAGCGTCGAGCGCCACAGCGTTACCCTGCACGCCCTGGGCGACGGCGTCATCGCCGCCGACGCCGAAGGCCGGGTGGAGTTTCTCAATCCTTCAGCCGAGGGGCTTACGGGCTGGAACAATGAGGAGGCGCAAGGCAGACCGCTGGCAGAGGTCTTCCGAATCGTCTCCGAGGAGACGCGGAAGGCGGTGGACGACCCCGTCGCGAAGGTGCTCAGGGAGGGGCTAGTCGTCTCGCTGGCCAACCACACCCTGCTCATCGCGAAAGACGGCAGCGAGCACCCCATCGCCGACAGCGGTGCCCCGATCCGCGATGCAGAAGGCGCCATCACAGGCGTGGTCTTGGTCTTCCGCGACCAAAGTGAGGAACGCCGCATGGGCCTCTTGATCCAGACGCGGCTGTCCCTGCTGGAGTATGCAGCCTCCCACGCCCTAGATGAGTTTCTGGTCAAGGCCATAGACGAAACCGGCGCACTGGTGGATAGCCCCATCGGGTTTTACCACTTTGTGGAAGCCGATCAAAAAACCATCTCCTTGCAACAGTGCTCCACCCGCACTTTAAGCGAATTTCGCCGGATCGAGGGCCGAGGGGTGCACTACGGCATCGACCAGGCCGGCGTCTGGGCGGATTGCGTGCACGAGGGGAAACCGGTAGTCCACAACGATTACGCGTCGCTGCCGCACAAAAAGGGGATGCCCCAGGGCCACGCCGCGGTAGTCCGTGAACTGGTGGTTCCCGTGATGCGCGAAGGCAGGGTGGTCGCCGTTCTGGGCGTGGGCAACAAGCCTGCCGCTTACACGGATGCGGACGTGGAGAGCGTCTCCTATCTGGCCGACGTGACCTGGCATATTGTCGAGCAGAAGCGGGCGGAAGAAAAGCAGCGGGAGAGCGAACGTCGCTTCCGCACCATTTATAATCGCCTGCCCGTCGGCGTGGCCCAGATATCCCTCGACTTCCATATCCAGCACGCCAACCCGGCTTATTGCCGGATGCTGGGGTATAATGAAGAAGAATTGCTCGGCAAGCACTTGCGGGACATCACGCATCCGGAAGACCTGGAGGTCAATCTGCAACGGCAGACCGGCTTGGCAAGCGGCGCGGGCGACGTCTATGAAATGGAAAAGCGCCTCCTCCATAAAGACGGTTGCACCGTTTTCGGCCTCCTCAGGGCCAATCTCATCCGGGACGAGGCGGGGAAGCCCGCATACACATTGGGAACATTGCTGGACATTACGGAGCGCAAGGAGATTGAGGCCGAACAGGAGCGGCTGCGTGCCCAATTGCGACAATCCGAGAAGCTGGAGGCGGTGGGAAGGCTGGCCGGAGGGGTGGCACACGATTTCAACAACATGCTGGGAGTGATTCTCGGCCATGCGGAAATGGCCCTGGAAAGGATTGACACTAAGGAGCCGTTTTACGGGGCTTTTGCGGCGATCAAGAAGGCCGCCGAGCGGTCCGCTGGCCTGACCAGGCAGTTGCTGGCCTTTGCCCGCAGGCAAACGGTGGCCCCAGAGACGCTCGATCTAAACGAAGTTGTGGAGAACATGCTCAAGATGCTGCGGCGGCTGATCGGCGAGGACATCGATCTCGTCTGGCTGCCGGAGGCGGGCCTGTCGCCGGTCAAGATGGATCCCGTCCAGGTCGATCAGATTATGGCGAATCTGTGCATCAACGCCCGCGACGCGATCGCCGGGGTGGGCAAGCTGACCATCGAGACGGGGAAGGCGTCCTTCGACGAGGAGTACTGCGCCGTCCACGCGGGTTTTATCCCCGGCGAGTACGTCCTGCTTGCCGTTTCCGACGACGGCTGCGGGATGGACAGACAGACCATCGAGAATATCTTCGAACCCTTTTTCACGACGAAGGAGCTGGGGCGGGGCACGGGCCTGGGGCTGGCCACGGTGTACGGCATCGTCAAGCAGAACAAAGGCTTCATCAACGTCTATAGCGAACCGGGGGAAGGGACAACCTTCCGGATTTACCTGCCCCGGCATGCGGGACAAAACACCGAGCCCCAGGAGAAAAGTCCGTCGGAAATTCTGCGGGGCGGGGGTGAGACGGTGCTTGTCGTGGAAGACGAGCCGGCGAATCTGGAGATGGGGAAGATCATGCTGGAAGGGATCGGGTACCGGGTGCTGACCGCGGGCTCTCCCGGGGAAGCCCTGAGGCTGGCGGCGGAGCACGCCGGCGAGATTCGCCTGCTTGTGACCGACGTGGTGCTGCCCGGAATGAACGGACGGGAGCTGGCCGAACGGCTGCGCTCCCTCTACCCGAACCTGAAATGTCTGTTCATGTCCGGCTATACGGCCAACGTCATCGCCCACCACGGTGTGCTGGAGGAGGGAGTGAACTTTATTCAGAAACCGTTCTCGATAGCGGACCTAACCGCCAAGGTCCGCCAGGCACTGGTACAGTAA
- a CDS encoding 4Fe-4S binding protein, protein MDIDKEKCVGCGNCHVVCTMGAISLGADGRSVVNQEECVECGTCHRVLRNEGYPPWFVRAIRKALAPLKLGYLADADICPTGALTPPELVMPRLLRAQFSNPTIVHPGTGVPGRGTDEIKSNDVTGRLRHGEAGFVVEVGRPGIGARFRDVERVAMALAPLGPHFEQENPVTLLMEDTRTGRMRPDILDEKVLSAIIELKTELEKIPVFLEVLEKVQHEIDTVISVGVASRCIDDGTIPHEAWVKKAGYRLSPNGKTNLGLGRPLFREVA, encoded by the coding sequence ATGGATATCGACAAGGAAAAGTGCGTCGGCTGCGGCAACTGCCACGTCGTCTGCACGATGGGGGCGATCTCCCTCGGCGCGGACGGTCGCTCCGTCGTGAACCAGGAGGAGTGCGTAGAGTGCGGCACCTGCCATCGGGTTCTCCGCAACGAGGGCTACCCGCCCTGGTTCGTCCGCGCCATCCGCAAGGCGCTCGCCCCGCTGAAACTCGGCTACCTGGCCGATGCGGACATCTGTCCCACCGGGGCCCTCACCCCTCCCGAGCTCGTTATGCCGAGGCTCCTGCGCGCCCAGTTCAGCAACCCCACCATCGTCCATCCGGGAACCGGCGTGCCCGGACGGGGAACCGACGAGATCAAGAGCAACGACGTGACCGGGCGGCTCCGCCACGGCGAGGCGGGTTTCGTCGTCGAGGTCGGCCGGCCGGGGATCGGAGCCCGCTTTCGGGACGTGGAGCGGGTGGCCATGGCCCTGGCCCCTCTGGGACCCCACTTCGAGCAGGAAAACCCCGTCACCCTGCTGATGGAAGATACCCGCACCGGGCGAATGCGGCCGGACATCCTCGATGAAAAGGTCCTCTCGGCGATCATTGAGTTAAAGACCGAACTGGAGAAGATTCCCGTTTTTCTGGAAGTTCTGGAGAAGGTGCAGCACGAGATTGACACGGTGATCAGCGTCGGCGTTGCCTCCCGCTGCATAGATGATGGGACGATCCCCCATGAGGCATGGGTGAAAAAGGCGGGCTATCGACTCTCCCCCAACGGCAAGACAAACCTGGGGTTGGGGCGACCGCTCTTCAGGGAGGTGGCGTGA